One window from the genome of Nicotiana sylvestris chromosome 9, ASM39365v2, whole genome shotgun sequence encodes:
- the LOC104245378 gene encoding probable LRR receptor-like serine/threonine-protein kinase At3g47570 isoform X2, whose amino-acid sequence MEKSYSFVLSVVFELYFLVACMATNITTDQSALLALKSSFALNSSHPLTQNWSSQASVCNWIGISCGSHHHRVTALNISNMNIHGTIPPQLGNLSFLVSLDVSKNNFDGDFPQDLSRVRRLREIDLGYNNFSGEIPIWFGLFSKLKMLILDDNAFTYIPPSISNLSKLETLSAGYNRLQGNIPKEIGNLQNLKELVLVSNQLTGSIPFSILNISSLETLALTYNQLSGSLPVDICSRLQRIKSISIISNQLSGHIPEGLSNCSELYDLALSYNKLSGTIPPELGKLEMLELLSLGGNNLEGIIPDTIGNLRKLQKLQLENNHLVGSIPRTIFNMSSLWLLNFNTNNLSGVIPREIGNLQKLELLYLQFNKLSGSLPEELFNISTLRGMALSYNNFSGSLPSALGYWPTTLQYLHLGENNIGGVIPNSVFNSSNLKELILDDNRFSGAIPNSLGDLRQLERLRLFRNNLTFPQLSIFASLANCRSLREIDLSDNPLNGVLSDSIGNLSTSLELFDLRHSEISGQIPLGIGNLSNLTDLYLLDNDLTGSVPSTFCDLHNLQRLYLHQNRLIGPLPECLCNLPVLGMVSLSYNQISGPIPYCIGNVTSLRNIYLNSNRLTKIPMSLWSLKDLVELDLSNNSLVGSLPPDFGNLNAITFLDLSRNHISGSVPSTVGDLQKLLYLSVAYNELQGSIPESLGKMLSLESVNLSNNYLSGMIPKSLEALQYVKHFNVSFNRLEGEIPSKGPFVNFTSQSFMGNEELCGGFLFLPCKNRSVHQSRRNKVLLIVLIPLAVLLMGLGSIILFMLKRRGNRNIPTQVESLPATTTPTRISYIEIERATQGFDQCNLLGRGGFGSVYKGMFSNGMVLAIKVFTLQSEVAFKSFDLECEVLRNLRHRNLTKVISSCSNMDFKALLLEYMPNGSLEKWLHSDDYFLDIIQRLDVMIDVASALEYLHHGCSTVIVHCDLKPSNVLLDEKLVGHVSDFGMAKLLGEGESIVHTKTLATMGYIAPEYGSVGLVSTSCDVYSYGIMLMETFTRKNPYNEMFQENLSMRSWVCNSLPVAPEDIIDVSLLESEKIGFKKKLHCVSAILELALNCTAESPNERLNMKDILANIKKIKLAFLRECDDAPNMPFLLNPKQKRGG is encoded by the exons ATGGAGAAATCCTACTCTTTTGTTCTTTCAGTAGTCTTCGAACTCTATTTCTTAGTGGCATGCATGGCCACAAACATAACCACAGATCAATCAGCTCTTCTTGCCTTGAAATCAAGCTTTGCTCTAAACTCTTCTCATCCCTTAACTCAAAATTGGTCTTCTCAAGCTTCAGTTTGTAATTGGATTGGAATCAGTTGTGGCTCTCACCACCATAGGGTGACTGCACTAAATATATCCAACATGAACATTCATGGAACCATTCCACCACAGTTGGGAAACCTCTCCTTTCTCGTTTCTCTCGATGTGAGCAAAAATAATTTCGACGGAGACTTTCCTCAAGATTTGTCTCGTGTACGTCGATTGAGGGAAATTGATCTCGGATACAATAATTTTAGCGGAGAAATTCCAATATGGTTTGGTTTATTTTCTAAGCTTAAGATGTTAATTCTTGATGACAACGCTTTCACTTATATACCTCCTTCTATTTCTAACCTATCCAAGTTAGAGACTCTGAGTGCTGGATACAATCGTCTTCAAGGCAATATTCCCAAAGAGATCGGCAACCTTCAAAATCTAAAAGAGTTGGTTTTAGTCAGTAACCAACTTACTGGCTCTATCCCCTTCTCCATTTTGAACATCTCTTCTTTGGAGACTTTAGCTCTCACATATAATCAATTATCAGGAAGTCTTCCTGTAGATATCTGCAGCCGTCTTCAAAGAATCAAAAGCATTTCAATAATTTCCAACCAATTGAGTGGTCACATTCCAGAAGGTTTATCGAATTGCTCAGAACTGTATGACTTGGCTTTGTCCTATAATAAGCTCAGCGGGACCATTCCACCGGAACTTGGAAAGTTGGAAATGCTTGAGTTATTAAGCCTTGGGGGAAATAACTTAGAAG GCATAATTCCAGATACAATTGGAAATTTACGAAAATTGCAGAAATTGCAACTTGAGAACAACCACTTAGTGGGTTCAATACCGCGCACCATATTCAACATGTCATCACTATGGTTGCTTAATTTCAACACCAACAATTTATCTG GTGTTATACCTAGAGAGATTGGGAATCTTCAAAAATTGGAGTTACTTTACTTGCAATTCAATAAATTAAGTGGTTCCTTACCGGAAGAGCTCTTCAATATTTCTACGCTAAGAGGGATGGCACTTTCTTACAATAACTTTTCGGGTAGTCTTCCATCTGCTTTAGGCTACTGGCCAACAACTCTACAGTATTTGCATCTTGGTGAAAACAACATTGGTGGAGTTATACCCAACTCAGTGTTCAATTCTTCAAATCTAAAGGAATTAATACTTGATGATAACAGATTCAGCGGCGCAATTCCTAACTCGTTAGGGGATTTGAGACAGCTTGAACGTTTGCGCTTGTTCCGTAATAACTTAACATTTCCACAACTAAGTATCTTTGCTTCCTTGGCAAACTGCAGATCTTTGAGAGAGATAGATTTGTCGGATAATCCTCTTAATGGTGTTCTTTCAGATTCCATTGGCAATCTCTCCACTTCTCTTGAACTGTTTGATTTACGTCATTCTGAAATTAGTGGCCAGATACCATTAGGAATTGGGAATTTAAGTAACTTAACTGATTTGTACCTATTAGACAATGATTTGACTGGATCAGTGCCTAGCACATTCTGTGATCTACACAATCTTCAAAGGTTATATCTTCACCAGAATAGATTAATTGGACCCTTGCCGGAATGCCTCTGCAATTTGCCGGTGTTGGGCATGGTATCTTTGTCATATAATCAAATTTCGGGTCCGATACCGTATTGCATTGGTAACGTTACCTCTTTGAGAAATATTTATCTAAATTCAAATAGGCTCACTAAGATACCTATGAGTTTATGGAGCCTCAAAGATCTTGTGGAGCTTGACTTGTCGAATAATTCTTTGGTTGGTTCTTTACCTCCagattttggaaatttgaatgccATAACATTCTTAGATTTGTCAAGGAATCACATTTCAGGAAGTGTTCCGAGCACAGTGGGGGACTTGCAGAAACTACTTTATCTTTCTGTGGCTTATAATGAGTTACAAGGATCTATTCCTGAGTCACTTGGAAAAATGTTAAGTTTGGAGTCGGTGAATCTATCCAATAACTATCTTTCAGGTATGATTCCAAAATCATTAGAGGCACTTCAATATGTAAAGCATTTCAATGTATCATTCAATAGATTAGAAGGTGAAATCCCAAGTAAAGGACCATTTGTCAATTTCACCTCTCAATCTTTTATGGGAAATGAAGAGTTATGTGGTGGTTTCCTTTTCTTACCTTGTAAGAATAGGTCCGTTCATCAATCGCGGAGAAACAAAGTTCTTCTGATTGTACTTATCCCACTGGCAGTTTTATTGATGGGATTAGGTTCAATTATTCTTTTCATGTTAAAGAGACGTGGGAATAGAAATATTCCAACTCAAGTCGAATCTTTACCTGCAACAACAACACCAACCAGGATTTCATATATTGAAATTGAAAGGGCAACTCAAGGGTTCGACCAATGCAACTTGCTAGGCCGTGGAGGTTTTGGCTCTGTTTACAAGGGCATGTTTTCAAATGGGATGGTTTTGGCCATCAAAGTGTTTACCTTACAATCTGAAGTTGCATTCAAGAGTTTTGATCTTGAATGTGAAGTTTTGCGCAACCTTCGCCATAGAAATCTCACCAAAGTTATCAGCAGTTGTTCCAACATGGATTTTAAAGCATTACTACTAGAGTACATGCCTAATGGCAGCTTGGAGAAATGGTTACATTCTGATGATTACTTCCTGGACATAATCCAAAGATTAGACGTAATGATTGATGTGGCATCTGCTCTGGAATATCTCCACCATGGTTGCTCAACAGTTATTGTACATTGTGACTTGAAGCCTAGTAATGTCTTGCTAGACGAAAAGTTGGTTGGACATGTGAGTGACTTTGGCATGGCAAAGTTATTGGGAGAAGGGGAATCTATTGTTCATACTAAAACACTTGCTACAATGGGTTACATTGCACCAG AGTATGGATCAGTAGGGTTAGTTTCTACAAGCTGTGATGTATATAGCTATGGCATTATGCTTATGGAAACTTTCACAAGAAAAAATCCATACAACGAAATGTTTCAAGAAAACTTGAGCATGAGGAGTTGGGTATGTAATTCACTACCTGTAGCACCAGAGGATATTATTGATGTCAGTTTATTGGAATCTGAAAAGATTGGTTTTAAGAAAAAGTTGCATTGTGTGTCTGCTATATTGGAGTTGGCATTGAATTGTACAGCGGAATCTCCTAATGAGAGGTTGAACATGAAAGATATCCTGGCAAATATCAAGAAGATCAAACTTGCATTTCTTCGCGAATGTGATG ATGCTCCAAACATGCCATTCTTGCTCAACCCAAAACAAAAGAGAGGAGGATAA
- the LOC104245378 gene encoding probable LRR receptor-like serine/threonine-protein kinase At3g47570 isoform X1 has translation MEKSYSFVLSVVFELYFLVACMATNITTDQSALLALKSSFALNSSHPLTQNWSSQASVCNWIGISCGSHHHRVTALNISNMNIHGTIPPQLGNLSFLVSLDVSKNNFDGDFPQDLSRVRRLREIDLGYNNFSGEIPIWFGLFSKLKMLILDDNAFTYIPPSISNLSKLETLSAGYNRLQGNIPKEIGNLQNLKELVLVSNQLTGSIPFSILNISSLETLALTYNQLSGSLPVDICSRLQRIKSISIISNQLSGHIPEGLSNCSELYDLALSYNKLSGTIPPELGKLEMLELLSLGGNNLEGIIPDTIGNLRKLQKLQLENNHLVGSIPRTIFNMSSLWLLNFNTNNLSAGVIPREIGNLQKLELLYLQFNKLSGSLPEELFNISTLRGMALSYNNFSGSLPSALGYWPTTLQYLHLGENNIGGVIPNSVFNSSNLKELILDDNRFSGAIPNSLGDLRQLERLRLFRNNLTFPQLSIFASLANCRSLREIDLSDNPLNGVLSDSIGNLSTSLELFDLRHSEISGQIPLGIGNLSNLTDLYLLDNDLTGSVPSTFCDLHNLQRLYLHQNRLIGPLPECLCNLPVLGMVSLSYNQISGPIPYCIGNVTSLRNIYLNSNRLTKIPMSLWSLKDLVELDLSNNSLVGSLPPDFGNLNAITFLDLSRNHISGSVPSTVGDLQKLLYLSVAYNELQGSIPESLGKMLSLESVNLSNNYLSGMIPKSLEALQYVKHFNVSFNRLEGEIPSKGPFVNFTSQSFMGNEELCGGFLFLPCKNRSVHQSRRNKVLLIVLIPLAVLLMGLGSIILFMLKRRGNRNIPTQVESLPATTTPTRISYIEIERATQGFDQCNLLGRGGFGSVYKGMFSNGMVLAIKVFTLQSEVAFKSFDLECEVLRNLRHRNLTKVISSCSNMDFKALLLEYMPNGSLEKWLHSDDYFLDIIQRLDVMIDVASALEYLHHGCSTVIVHCDLKPSNVLLDEKLVGHVSDFGMAKLLGEGESIVHTKTLATMGYIAPEYGSVGLVSTSCDVYSYGIMLMETFTRKNPYNEMFQENLSMRSWVCNSLPVAPEDIIDVSLLESEKIGFKKKLHCVSAILELALNCTAESPNERLNMKDILANIKKIKLAFLRECDDAPNMPFLLNPKQKRGG, from the exons ATGGAGAAATCCTACTCTTTTGTTCTTTCAGTAGTCTTCGAACTCTATTTCTTAGTGGCATGCATGGCCACAAACATAACCACAGATCAATCAGCTCTTCTTGCCTTGAAATCAAGCTTTGCTCTAAACTCTTCTCATCCCTTAACTCAAAATTGGTCTTCTCAAGCTTCAGTTTGTAATTGGATTGGAATCAGTTGTGGCTCTCACCACCATAGGGTGACTGCACTAAATATATCCAACATGAACATTCATGGAACCATTCCACCACAGTTGGGAAACCTCTCCTTTCTCGTTTCTCTCGATGTGAGCAAAAATAATTTCGACGGAGACTTTCCTCAAGATTTGTCTCGTGTACGTCGATTGAGGGAAATTGATCTCGGATACAATAATTTTAGCGGAGAAATTCCAATATGGTTTGGTTTATTTTCTAAGCTTAAGATGTTAATTCTTGATGACAACGCTTTCACTTATATACCTCCTTCTATTTCTAACCTATCCAAGTTAGAGACTCTGAGTGCTGGATACAATCGTCTTCAAGGCAATATTCCCAAAGAGATCGGCAACCTTCAAAATCTAAAAGAGTTGGTTTTAGTCAGTAACCAACTTACTGGCTCTATCCCCTTCTCCATTTTGAACATCTCTTCTTTGGAGACTTTAGCTCTCACATATAATCAATTATCAGGAAGTCTTCCTGTAGATATCTGCAGCCGTCTTCAAAGAATCAAAAGCATTTCAATAATTTCCAACCAATTGAGTGGTCACATTCCAGAAGGTTTATCGAATTGCTCAGAACTGTATGACTTGGCTTTGTCCTATAATAAGCTCAGCGGGACCATTCCACCGGAACTTGGAAAGTTGGAAATGCTTGAGTTATTAAGCCTTGGGGGAAATAACTTAGAAG GCATAATTCCAGATACAATTGGAAATTTACGAAAATTGCAGAAATTGCAACTTGAGAACAACCACTTAGTGGGTTCAATACCGCGCACCATATTCAACATGTCATCACTATGGTTGCTTAATTTCAACACCAACAATTTATCTG CAGGTGTTATACCTAGAGAGATTGGGAATCTTCAAAAATTGGAGTTACTTTACTTGCAATTCAATAAATTAAGTGGTTCCTTACCGGAAGAGCTCTTCAATATTTCTACGCTAAGAGGGATGGCACTTTCTTACAATAACTTTTCGGGTAGTCTTCCATCTGCTTTAGGCTACTGGCCAACAACTCTACAGTATTTGCATCTTGGTGAAAACAACATTGGTGGAGTTATACCCAACTCAGTGTTCAATTCTTCAAATCTAAAGGAATTAATACTTGATGATAACAGATTCAGCGGCGCAATTCCTAACTCGTTAGGGGATTTGAGACAGCTTGAACGTTTGCGCTTGTTCCGTAATAACTTAACATTTCCACAACTAAGTATCTTTGCTTCCTTGGCAAACTGCAGATCTTTGAGAGAGATAGATTTGTCGGATAATCCTCTTAATGGTGTTCTTTCAGATTCCATTGGCAATCTCTCCACTTCTCTTGAACTGTTTGATTTACGTCATTCTGAAATTAGTGGCCAGATACCATTAGGAATTGGGAATTTAAGTAACTTAACTGATTTGTACCTATTAGACAATGATTTGACTGGATCAGTGCCTAGCACATTCTGTGATCTACACAATCTTCAAAGGTTATATCTTCACCAGAATAGATTAATTGGACCCTTGCCGGAATGCCTCTGCAATTTGCCGGTGTTGGGCATGGTATCTTTGTCATATAATCAAATTTCGGGTCCGATACCGTATTGCATTGGTAACGTTACCTCTTTGAGAAATATTTATCTAAATTCAAATAGGCTCACTAAGATACCTATGAGTTTATGGAGCCTCAAAGATCTTGTGGAGCTTGACTTGTCGAATAATTCTTTGGTTGGTTCTTTACCTCCagattttggaaatttgaatgccATAACATTCTTAGATTTGTCAAGGAATCACATTTCAGGAAGTGTTCCGAGCACAGTGGGGGACTTGCAGAAACTACTTTATCTTTCTGTGGCTTATAATGAGTTACAAGGATCTATTCCTGAGTCACTTGGAAAAATGTTAAGTTTGGAGTCGGTGAATCTATCCAATAACTATCTTTCAGGTATGATTCCAAAATCATTAGAGGCACTTCAATATGTAAAGCATTTCAATGTATCATTCAATAGATTAGAAGGTGAAATCCCAAGTAAAGGACCATTTGTCAATTTCACCTCTCAATCTTTTATGGGAAATGAAGAGTTATGTGGTGGTTTCCTTTTCTTACCTTGTAAGAATAGGTCCGTTCATCAATCGCGGAGAAACAAAGTTCTTCTGATTGTACTTATCCCACTGGCAGTTTTATTGATGGGATTAGGTTCAATTATTCTTTTCATGTTAAAGAGACGTGGGAATAGAAATATTCCAACTCAAGTCGAATCTTTACCTGCAACAACAACACCAACCAGGATTTCATATATTGAAATTGAAAGGGCAACTCAAGGGTTCGACCAATGCAACTTGCTAGGCCGTGGAGGTTTTGGCTCTGTTTACAAGGGCATGTTTTCAAATGGGATGGTTTTGGCCATCAAAGTGTTTACCTTACAATCTGAAGTTGCATTCAAGAGTTTTGATCTTGAATGTGAAGTTTTGCGCAACCTTCGCCATAGAAATCTCACCAAAGTTATCAGCAGTTGTTCCAACATGGATTTTAAAGCATTACTACTAGAGTACATGCCTAATGGCAGCTTGGAGAAATGGTTACATTCTGATGATTACTTCCTGGACATAATCCAAAGATTAGACGTAATGATTGATGTGGCATCTGCTCTGGAATATCTCCACCATGGTTGCTCAACAGTTATTGTACATTGTGACTTGAAGCCTAGTAATGTCTTGCTAGACGAAAAGTTGGTTGGACATGTGAGTGACTTTGGCATGGCAAAGTTATTGGGAGAAGGGGAATCTATTGTTCATACTAAAACACTTGCTACAATGGGTTACATTGCACCAG AGTATGGATCAGTAGGGTTAGTTTCTACAAGCTGTGATGTATATAGCTATGGCATTATGCTTATGGAAACTTTCACAAGAAAAAATCCATACAACGAAATGTTTCAAGAAAACTTGAGCATGAGGAGTTGGGTATGTAATTCACTACCTGTAGCACCAGAGGATATTATTGATGTCAGTTTATTGGAATCTGAAAAGATTGGTTTTAAGAAAAAGTTGCATTGTGTGTCTGCTATATTGGAGTTGGCATTGAATTGTACAGCGGAATCTCCTAATGAGAGGTTGAACATGAAAGATATCCTGGCAAATATCAAGAAGATCAAACTTGCATTTCTTCGCGAATGTGATG ATGCTCCAAACATGCCATTCTTGCTCAACCCAAAACAAAAGAGAGGAGGATAA
- the LOC104245378 gene encoding probable LRR receptor-like serine/threonine-protein kinase At3g47570 isoform X3 produces the protein MPGSRDDMVSFEAETSQKIPDQQLETSCSSAAQSFQHREVSCSSGQPQTLQISLADRQVDEVINEATSYMLETLSAGYNRLQGNIPKEIGNLQNLKELVLVSNQLTGSIPFSILNISSLETLALTYNQLSGSLPVDICSRLQRIKSISIISNQLSGHIPEGLSNCSELYDLALSYNKLSGTIPPELGKLEMLELLSLGGNNLEGIIPDTIGNLRKLQKLQLENNHLVGSIPRTIFNMSSLWLLNFNTNNLSAGVIPREIGNLQKLELLYLQFNKLSGSLPEELFNISTLRGMALSYNNFSGSLPSALGYWPTTLQYLHLGENNIGGVIPNSVFNSSNLKELILDDNRFSGAIPNSLGDLRQLERLRLFRNNLTFPQLSIFASLANCRSLREIDLSDNPLNGVLSDSIGNLSTSLELFDLRHSEISGQIPLGIGNLSNLTDLYLLDNDLTGSVPSTFCDLHNLQRLYLHQNRLIGPLPECLCNLPVLGMVSLSYNQISGPIPYCIGNVTSLRNIYLNSNRLTKIPMSLWSLKDLVELDLSNNSLVGSLPPDFGNLNAITFLDLSRNHISGSVPSTVGDLQKLLYLSVAYNELQGSIPESLGKMLSLESVNLSNNYLSGMIPKSLEALQYVKHFNVSFNRLEGEIPSKGPFVNFTSQSFMGNEELCGGFLFLPCKNRSVHQSRRNKVLLIVLIPLAVLLMGLGSIILFMLKRRGNRNIPTQVESLPATTTPTRISYIEIERATQGFDQCNLLGRGGFGSVYKGMFSNGMVLAIKVFTLQSEVAFKSFDLECEVLRNLRHRNLTKVISSCSNMDFKALLLEYMPNGSLEKWLHSDDYFLDIIQRLDVMIDVASALEYLHHGCSTVIVHCDLKPSNVLLDEKLVGHVSDFGMAKLLGEGESIVHTKTLATMGYIAPEYGSVGLVSTSCDVYSYGIMLMETFTRKNPYNEMFQENLSMRSWVCNSLPVAPEDIIDVSLLESEKIGFKKKLHCVSAILELALNCTAESPNERLNMKDILANIKKIKLAFLRECDDAPNMPFLLNPKQKRGG, from the exons TTAGAGACTCTGAGTGCTGGATACAATCGTCTTCAAGGCAATATTCCCAAAGAGATCGGCAACCTTCAAAATCTAAAAGAGTTGGTTTTAGTCAGTAACCAACTTACTGGCTCTATCCCCTTCTCCATTTTGAACATCTCTTCTTTGGAGACTTTAGCTCTCACATATAATCAATTATCAGGAAGTCTTCCTGTAGATATCTGCAGCCGTCTTCAAAGAATCAAAAGCATTTCAATAATTTCCAACCAATTGAGTGGTCACATTCCAGAAGGTTTATCGAATTGCTCAGAACTGTATGACTTGGCTTTGTCCTATAATAAGCTCAGCGGGACCATTCCACCGGAACTTGGAAAGTTGGAAATGCTTGAGTTATTAAGCCTTGGGGGAAATAACTTAGAAG GCATAATTCCAGATACAATTGGAAATTTACGAAAATTGCAGAAATTGCAACTTGAGAACAACCACTTAGTGGGTTCAATACCGCGCACCATATTCAACATGTCATCACTATGGTTGCTTAATTTCAACACCAACAATTTATCTG CAGGTGTTATACCTAGAGAGATTGGGAATCTTCAAAAATTGGAGTTACTTTACTTGCAATTCAATAAATTAAGTGGTTCCTTACCGGAAGAGCTCTTCAATATTTCTACGCTAAGAGGGATGGCACTTTCTTACAATAACTTTTCGGGTAGTCTTCCATCTGCTTTAGGCTACTGGCCAACAACTCTACAGTATTTGCATCTTGGTGAAAACAACATTGGTGGAGTTATACCCAACTCAGTGTTCAATTCTTCAAATCTAAAGGAATTAATACTTGATGATAACAGATTCAGCGGCGCAATTCCTAACTCGTTAGGGGATTTGAGACAGCTTGAACGTTTGCGCTTGTTCCGTAATAACTTAACATTTCCACAACTAAGTATCTTTGCTTCCTTGGCAAACTGCAGATCTTTGAGAGAGATAGATTTGTCGGATAATCCTCTTAATGGTGTTCTTTCAGATTCCATTGGCAATCTCTCCACTTCTCTTGAACTGTTTGATTTACGTCATTCTGAAATTAGTGGCCAGATACCATTAGGAATTGGGAATTTAAGTAACTTAACTGATTTGTACCTATTAGACAATGATTTGACTGGATCAGTGCCTAGCACATTCTGTGATCTACACAATCTTCAAAGGTTATATCTTCACCAGAATAGATTAATTGGACCCTTGCCGGAATGCCTCTGCAATTTGCCGGTGTTGGGCATGGTATCTTTGTCATATAATCAAATTTCGGGTCCGATACCGTATTGCATTGGTAACGTTACCTCTTTGAGAAATATTTATCTAAATTCAAATAGGCTCACTAAGATACCTATGAGTTTATGGAGCCTCAAAGATCTTGTGGAGCTTGACTTGTCGAATAATTCTTTGGTTGGTTCTTTACCTCCagattttggaaatttgaatgccATAACATTCTTAGATTTGTCAAGGAATCACATTTCAGGAAGTGTTCCGAGCACAGTGGGGGACTTGCAGAAACTACTTTATCTTTCTGTGGCTTATAATGAGTTACAAGGATCTATTCCTGAGTCACTTGGAAAAATGTTAAGTTTGGAGTCGGTGAATCTATCCAATAACTATCTTTCAGGTATGATTCCAAAATCATTAGAGGCACTTCAATATGTAAAGCATTTCAATGTATCATTCAATAGATTAGAAGGTGAAATCCCAAGTAAAGGACCATTTGTCAATTTCACCTCTCAATCTTTTATGGGAAATGAAGAGTTATGTGGTGGTTTCCTTTTCTTACCTTGTAAGAATAGGTCCGTTCATCAATCGCGGAGAAACAAAGTTCTTCTGATTGTACTTATCCCACTGGCAGTTTTATTGATGGGATTAGGTTCAATTATTCTTTTCATGTTAAAGAGACGTGGGAATAGAAATATTCCAACTCAAGTCGAATCTTTACCTGCAACAACAACACCAACCAGGATTTCATATATTGAAATTGAAAGGGCAACTCAAGGGTTCGACCAATGCAACTTGCTAGGCCGTGGAGGTTTTGGCTCTGTTTACAAGGGCATGTTTTCAAATGGGATGGTTTTGGCCATCAAAGTGTTTACCTTACAATCTGAAGTTGCATTCAAGAGTTTTGATCTTGAATGTGAAGTTTTGCGCAACCTTCGCCATAGAAATCTCACCAAAGTTATCAGCAGTTGTTCCAACATGGATTTTAAAGCATTACTACTAGAGTACATGCCTAATGGCAGCTTGGAGAAATGGTTACATTCTGATGATTACTTCCTGGACATAATCCAAAGATTAGACGTAATGATTGATGTGGCATCTGCTCTGGAATATCTCCACCATGGTTGCTCAACAGTTATTGTACATTGTGACTTGAAGCCTAGTAATGTCTTGCTAGACGAAAAGTTGGTTGGACATGTGAGTGACTTTGGCATGGCAAAGTTATTGGGAGAAGGGGAATCTATTGTTCATACTAAAACACTTGCTACAATGGGTTACATTGCACCAG AGTATGGATCAGTAGGGTTAGTTTCTACAAGCTGTGATGTATATAGCTATGGCATTATGCTTATGGAAACTTTCACAAGAAAAAATCCATACAACGAAATGTTTCAAGAAAACTTGAGCATGAGGAGTTGGGTATGTAATTCACTACCTGTAGCACCAGAGGATATTATTGATGTCAGTTTATTGGAATCTGAAAAGATTGGTTTTAAGAAAAAGTTGCATTGTGTGTCTGCTATATTGGAGTTGGCATTGAATTGTACAGCGGAATCTCCTAATGAGAGGTTGAACATGAAAGATATCCTGGCAAATATCAAGAAGATCAAACTTGCATTTCTTCGCGAATGTGATG ATGCTCCAAACATGCCATTCTTGCTCAACCCAAAACAAAAGAGAGGAGGATAA